GTAGGTGGCAAGGTCGCGATCGCGCAGCCGTTCCATCTGGTCCTTGTAGGTCGGGACGCGCTCCAGCCAGCCGAGCGGAGTCGACATCGCCAGCAGCAGGAACAATTCGGCATGCTCGGGGACGCGCGACTGGATGAACACGGTCGCCTTGGCGGGATCGACCCCGGCGGCAAACCAGTCGACCAGCATCTCCCAGACGCTCTCCTCAATCACCTCCGGGGTGTCGTAGTGGGTCGTGAGCGCGTGCCAATCGGCGGCAAAGAAAAAGCAGGGGTTCTCGTCCTGCATGCGCACCCAGTTCTTGAGCGCGCCGTGGTAGTGCCCGATGTGCAGGGCGCCCGTGGGGCGCATTCCGGAGAGGACTCGATCAGCGAACATCACGCCATTCTACGGGAACTGGGGCGACAAACTGGTGCAGCCGGGCCGCGCGGGCGCGCACGCCCGATCAGCCCAAGCCCAGCCGTTCCAGATCCCCCCGCCCTGCCCGCACCACCTGCGGCTCGCCGCCGGTGAGATCGATGATGGTCGTCGGCTGGACGCCGCAATTCCCGGCGTCGAGCGCAAGCTCGATCTGCCCCCGCAGGCGCTCCGCGATGGCCTCGCCGTCGTTCAGCGGCAGGTCGTCGCCGGCCAGCTGCAGGGTCGTGCCCATCACCGGCTGGCCGAATTCCGCCAGCAGATCGCGCATCACCGGATGATCCGGCACGCGGATGCCGATCGTCTTGCGCGACGGATGCGACAGCCGCCGCGGCACCTCGCGCGTCGCTTCCAGGATGAAGGTGTAGGGACCGGGGGTTGCCAGGCGCAGCAGGCGGTAGGCGGCATTGTCCACCTTCGCATAGGTCGCGATCTCGGAAAGATCGCGACACAGCAGGCTCAAATGGTGGCGCTCGTCGATGCCGCGCAGACGCCGGATCCGGTCGACCGCCGCCTTGTCGTCGAGCTGACAGATCAGCGCGTAGCAGGAATCGGTGGGCGCAGCCACGATTCCGCCCTGCGCGAGCGTCTGCGCCGCGCTGCGCAACAGGCGGCGCTGCGGATTCTGCGGATGGATCGTAAAAAATTGTGTCACCCCGCTATGATAGAAGGTATGGCCATCTACCGTCTCGGCGATCGGATCCCCCAGATCCACCCAACCGCGTACATCCATGAAAGCGCCGTCGTCATCGGCGACGTCGTCATCGGCGCGTACTCCAGCATCTGGCCCGGCGTGGTCCTGCGCGGCGACCGCGAACCGGTCGTGGTCGGCGAGGAGACCAACATCCAGGACGGCAGCGTGCTGCATACCGAAATGGGGTCGCCGGTCGTGCTGGGAAACCGGGTGACCATCGGCCACATGGTGATGCTGCACGGCTGCACGGTCGGCGACGGTTCGCTCGTCGGCATTCAGGCGGTGCTGCTCAACAACAGCGTCGTGGGCCGTCACTGCCTGGTCGGCGCCGCGGCCCTCCTCACCGAAGGCAAGCGCGTTCCCGACGACAGCCTGGTGATCGGTGCGCCGGGGCGCGTGCTGCGCGAACTGCGGCCCGAGGAGATCGCCGATCTCGAGGCGAGCGCGACGGCCTACGTGGAGTACGCCGAGATGTTCCGGTCGCAATTGCAGCGGATCGGTTAAGGACGCGCCGAGGGGCGCGGCTCGAGGTGAGGGAGGGCGCCCCCGGCGCTACCGGATTCCCGTTGCGCCGGCGATGCGAACTGGAAATAGACCTCCCCCGGCTTGATCATGTGCAGATCGTGGCGCGCGCGCTCCTCGATCGCCTCCGAACCGCCGTGCAGGCTCGCGATCTCCGCCGACAGGGCGGCGTTGCCCGCCCGCAGATCGGCATTCTTCCGGTCCTGAGCCTGCAGCGTGCGCTGCAGGGTCCACACCCGCAGCCAGCCACCGTGGCCGAACCAGAGCGGCCACTGGATGGCGAGCGACAAAGCGGCCAGTACGATTGCAAGCCGCTTCACGCCCGCCCGCGATCAAACCAGCACGTTGTAAAACGCGGCCCGGCCGGGGAAGCGCGCGACCTCGCCCAGATCTTCCTCGATCCGCAGCAACTGGTTGTACTTCGCGATGCGGTCCGAACGCGACAGCGACCCGGTCTTGATCTGCAGCGCGTTGGTGGCGACGGCGATGTCGGCGATGGTCGAGTCTTCGGTTTCGCCCGAGCGGTGGCTGATGACCGCGGTATACCCCGCCGTCTTGGCCATTTCGATCGCGGCCATCGTTTCGGTCAGCGTACCGATCTGATTGACCTTGATAAGGATCGAGTTGCCGATGCCGCGCCGGATGCCTTCCCGCAGGATCTTGGTGTTGGTGACGAAGATGTCGTCGCCCACCAGCTGGATCTTGCCGCCCAGCTTCTGCGTCAAGTGCTCCCAGCCGTCCCAGTCGTCTTCGGCCATGCCGTCTTCGACGGAGATGATGGGGTAGCGGTCGCACCACTCGCCCAGCACGTCGGTGAACTGCTGCGCCGTGAGCGTCAGCCCTTCGGCGCCGAGATGGTAGCGGCCGTCGCGGTAGAACTCCGACGCGGCGCAATCGACCGCCAGTGCCACCTGGGTGCCCGCTTCGAAGCCCGCGGCGTCGATCGCCGCCAGGATGAGCTGGATCGCTTCCTCGTGGTTCTTCACGCTGGGCGCGAATCCGCCCTCATCGCCCACGGCGGTGCTCATGCCGCGATCGCCAAGGATCTTCTTGAGCGCATGGAACACCTCGGCCCCGTAGCGCAGGGCCTCCGAGAAGCTCGGCGCCCCCAGGGGCACGATCATGAACTCCTGCATGTCGAGATTGTTGTTCGCGTGCGCGCCACCATTGACGATGTTCATCATCGGCACCGGCATGTGCATCGCGCCCACGCCGCCCAGATAGCGGTAGAGCGGCAGACCCGACTCCTCGGCCGCCGCCTTGGCCACCGCCAGCGAGACGGCCAGCATGGCATTGGCGCCCAGACGCGCCTTGTTTTCCGTGCCGTCGAGGTCGATCAGGACCCGATCGAGGAATGCCTGTTCGGACGCCTCGAGGCCCATGACCGCCTCGGAAATTTCGGTGTTGAGGTTTTCGACCGCGGTCTGCACGCCCTTGCCCTGGTAGCGCGACTTGTCGCCGTCCCGCAGTTCGACCGCCTCGCGCGACCCCGTGGATGCACCGCTGGGGACCGCCGCGCGGCCCATCACGCCGCTCTCCAGCAAAACATCGCACTCGACCGTGGGGTTGCCCCGGGAGTCCAGGATTTCCCGTCCGACGATGTCTACGATGGAACTCATACGTACCTTTCTCTCTTTCTTCGTGAAATTCTCCCCCCGCTCCGGGAGGAGACACAATCCATTCGAAACGCTATGAAAAATCGTCTTCCAGCAACGGCTGCGCCTTGACCGCTTCGTCGATCCGCCGCAGGATCGCAAGCAGATCGCGCACCCGTGCGAGCGGCACCGCATTGGGGCCGTCGGATTTGGCGTTTTGCGGATCCGGATGGGTTTCGAGGAACACGCCCGAAACTCCGGCTGCGACGGCCGCGCGCGCAAGAACCGGAACGAACTCGCGCTGCCCCCCGCTGGCATGGCCCTGTCCGCCCGGCAGTTGCACCGAATGCGTGGCGTCGAAGACGACCGGACAGCCCGTGGAACGCATGATCGCCAGGGAGCGCATGTCGCTCACGAGGTTGTTGTAGCCGAACGAGGCGCCGCGCTCGCACACCAGAAATCGGTCTTCGCTCAAGCCGGCATCGCGCGCCGCGGCGCGCGCCTTGTCGGCGACGTTGCCCATGTCCCCGGGTGCGAGGAACTGCCCCTTCTTGATGTTCACCGGCCGGCCGCTGCGCGCACAGGCCTGGATGAAATCGGTCTGCCGGCACAGGAACGCCGGCGTCTGGAGCACGTCGACGACCGAAGCGACCGCCTCGATTTCGTCTTCGGCATGCACATCGGTGATCACCGGCACGCCGATCTCGCTGCGCACCTTGCCGAGAATCCGCAGGCCCTCTTCCATGCCGAGGCCCCGGAACGACGCACCCGAACTGCGATTGGCCTTGTCGTAGCTCGCCTTGAAGATCCATGGGATGCCCAGTTCATCACACACCGTCCGCAGGTGCGCGGCGATCCGCAGCGCCATGTCCTCGGACTCGACGACGCAGGGGCCGGCGATCACGAAGAACGGCCGGTCGAGACCGACCTCGAATCCGCAGAGTTTCATGCCGTGGCCACGTTCCAGTCGCCCGCGCGGCCTTCGGGATTCGCCCCGCCCTTGCGCCGGTCGCGATACGCCGCCGCGGCCTGCACGAACGCGGTGAACAGCGGGTGTCCGTTGCGCGGCGTCGAGGTGAATTCCGGATGGAATTGCACGCCGAGAAAGAACGGATGGGCGGGAAGCTCCATGATCTCGGGCAGATGCTCGGTGGGCGTACGCGCGGAGATCCGCAGGCCGTGCTCTTCCATCTGTGCGACGTACCGGTTGTTGACCTCGTACCGATGGCGGTGCCGCTCGTTGACTTCCGGACCATAGATCCGATAGGCGAGCGTCCCCGGCTCGACCGGGCAGCGCTGCGCGCCCAGGCGCATGGTGCCGCCCAGATCCGAGCGTTCGCTGCGCTGCTCGACGCGGCCGGACCGGTCCATCCATTCGGTGATGAGACCCACGATCGGATGCGCCGCGTCGGGTTCGAATTCGGTGCTGTTGGCACCTGCCAGCCCGCAGACGTTGCGCGCGAATTCGATCGTCGCCAACTGCATGCCGAAGCAGATGCCGAGATAGGGAACGCCCTGCTCGCGCGCATGACGGATCGCCTGGATCTTGCCTTCGGCGCCGCGCCGCCCGAAACCGCCGGGGACGAGGATCGCATCGAGGTGCGACAGATCGGGCAGCCCCTGCTGTTCGATCAGCTCGGAATCGACATATTCGATCCGCACGCGGGTGCGGGTGTGGATGCCGGCATGGATCAGCGCCTCGTTGAGCGACTTGTACGAATCCGACAGCTCGACGTACTTGCCGATCATGCCGATGCGTACCTCGCCCTCCGGATGCTCGAGCGCGTCGACCATGCGCGACCAGGCCGCCAGGTCCGCAGGCGGAGCGACCAGCCCAAGGCGGAAGCAGACGATCTCGTCCAGCCCCTGGCGATGCAGCATCGCCGGGATCTTGTAGATCGAATCCGCGTCCCAGACCGAGATCACGGCGTCGAGCGGAATGTTCGAAAACAGCGAGATCTTCGACCGTTCCTCGTCGGGAATCGGACGGTCGGCACGGCACAGCAGCACATCCGGCGAAATGCCGATCTCGCGCAGCTTCTGCACGCTGTGCTGGGTGGGCTTGGTCTTGAGCTCGCCCGCCGCCGGAATGAAGGGAACGAGGGTGAGGTGGACGAAACAGGCGCCGCCCGAGCCCAGGCGCAGGCTCATCTGACGCGCCGCCTCCAGGAACGGCAGCGATTCGATGTCGCCCACCGTGCCACCCACCTCGATGATCGCCACGTCGACCTGATCGCCGCTGCGGCCATCCCCGCCCCGGGCTCCGCGCTCGATGAACTCCTGGATTTCATTGGTGATGTGCGGGATCACCTGCACCGTCTTGCCGAGATACTCGCCGCGCCGCTCCTTGCGGATCACGGTGTCGTAGATCTGCCCGGTGGTGAAGTTGTTCACCCGGCGCATCCGCGCGGAAACGAAGCGCTCGTAGTGCCCCAGGTCGAGGTCCGTTTCGGCGCCGTCGTCGGTGACGAAGACTTCGCCGTGCTGGAACGGGCTCATCGTTCCCGGATCGACATTGATGTAGGGATCGAGCTTTACCAGGGTGACTTTGAGACCGCGCGATTCGAGGATCGCGCCGAGAGATGCGGCGGCAATTCCCTTGCCCAGGGAAGAAACCACGCCGCCGGTGACGAACACGTACTTGGTCATGCCGCGCGTCGCTGGGAAATCCGCAGTATACCGGATGGGAATTCCGGCCACCCCCGCCGCCACCGTCGCGGCCCTCTCCCGCCTGCGGCACCGTGGCACTACACTCCCCGCGTGCCGCGCCCTTCCCCCCCCTCGAAGCCGCCGCGCCTCGTCGTCGTCGACGTGGCGCGCGGCTTGGCGATCCTGCAGATGGTCGCCTTCCACTTCTGCTACGACCTCGACTATTTCGGCTGGCTGCACGTCGCCATGCTTGCCGATCCGCGCTGGATCGCCTGGCGGTCGGCGATCGTCACGCAGTTCCTCTTCCTGGTGGGCATCTCCATGGTCCTGCGCGGCGGCGTCGCCGCCGGCACGCAAGCGCCGGTCGCGCCCCGCGCCGACCGGCGCTTCTGGCGCCGCTGGGCACAGATTGCCGCCTGCGCCGCGATCGTCTCGATCGCGACGCGGCCCCTGTTCGGCCCCCGGTTCATCTGGTTCGGCATTCTCCACTTCGTCGCCGCTGCCGAACTGCTGGTCGTCGTTGCGGCGTGGCGGACGCCCCCCATCCGCGACACCGGAACCATCGCCGCGCTCGCAGCGGCCGGTGCCGCCGCCCTGGCGATCGGACTGTTCGTTCACTTCGCGCCCTTCGATACCAACGCCTGGAGCTGGATCGGTTTCGCGGCCCACAAACCCGCGACCGAGGACTTCGTGCCCATCCTGCCGTGGCTCGGCGTGGTGCTGCTCGGCATGGCCGCCGGCGCGCTGTGGCGACGCCACGCCTTCGTCATTTCCCCGGTCTTGCGCTGCGCCCATGCTTCCGGAGGCATCGGCCGCCTACCCGCCTTCCTAGGACGCTGGCCGCTTACGATATATATGGCGCACCAACCGATTCTCTTCGGAGTCCTATTCTTATTACGATTAATTCTCAAATGAGAATCAATCTCACACAACGCCCCACATAAGGGCGGAATTGCGTTGTTTTTCTACGAAGAGGGTTATTCCCTCAATCCCCGTGGTTATAATCCTTTCGGTTTGGCGCAGAGGGGCATCGCAAGAAGGCGGCACAACAAGTCTTGAATTCGTGTCGTCGGATTGGAGAACTCACCCGTTAAGCCAGCAAGCCGCCCCCGAGCGGTCAGTTACATTGGGAAGAAAGCACCCATTGTTCATCTCATAGGAGACCTGGAATGACCAACCGTCGCGAATTTATTCTCAAACTTGTTCCCCTCGCCGGCGCTGCCGCCGTTCTGCCGCGCGTCGCCATGGCCGAAGTGCCCGACCTGACCGAGTCCGACCCGATGGCCATCGCCATGGGCTTCGTGCTCGACACGACCCGCGCCAACCAGAAGAAGTATCCGAAGCACACGACCGAACAGTTCTGCCAGCGTTGCCTGCACTTCACCAAGCCGGGCGCCGACAAGGCCCGTTGCGACCTGTTCAACAAGGTCGTTCCGCACCACGGCTGGTGCAGCGGCTTCTCCAAGCGTCCGTAACCACGCTTCGAGGCTGTTGAAAGCCGGCGAGCGGTTTTTTTGCCGAATCCGCGCGACAGTTTTGCAGCAGCCTGCTATCCTATTTGTGTAAATACATAGAGGGGGGTACAGATGCCGATCGAACTGTTGGTGCCAATCGGGATTTTCGTGGTTGGCATGATCATTTCCGCTACCGCTTCGGGCTACGGGATCGACCTCGCAGCCCAACGCAAGAACGGCGGTCAGTAATCGCGGATTCGCATGTTCGCAAGGAAAAAAGGCCCGGATACGGGCCTTTTTTCTATTCCCCCGTCCTATCGGAGTTTCCGTCGGTGTCCTCGCAGCGCAATCCCCTAACCAAGTTTCTTCTTCTTTCGGCCGCCTCCTTCGCCATCGGCACCATCCACGGCATGCTGCAGGTGATGCCGCCGATCCGGCACTGGCTCGATTCCATCGGTAGTCCGTACGGCGGCCCGGGGCACATGATCGATCCGCTGGCACACGCACACATGAACCTGGTCGGCGGCGTCGTGATGCTGGCCATGGGCGCCACCTATCACCTGTTGCCGCAGTTCGTGAATCGCCCCATTTACTCCCAACGGCTCGTCAATCTGACCTTCTGGTGGACGGCTGTCGGCGCGTACTCCTTCTATATTGCGCTGCTTGCCTTCGGATTCTGGGAAGGCAGTCTGCTGCACCGGGCTCCGGAGCAGATCCCGGCGGTGCAGCGCTACTACGGACCGGTGATCGCCTGCGCGGCAACGACGATGGCGGTCGGCTTCGTCATTTACTTCTACAACATCGCCAAGACGGTGCGCAGCGCGCAGCAGTAGCCGACTGCGCATGGAGGGCGCACCTCCGTAGACGAGGCGATGGCAAAAAAACGGGCGGAAACGGCATCAGCCGTCTTCCGCCCGTTTTTTTATTCTCTTGGCTGTAGAGAGTTTTACTTCTTCGCCACGAAATAGATCATTCCGGCCAGCAGCAGCGCGCCCAAGGTGAGTTCGATCATGTTCGTTTCGCTTTCCTGTCTCGTTGAAAACAAACCGCCCCGGCAAATGCCGACACGCCCGTTGCCCGCTCTTGTTGTTCGGCCCGAGAAGCGGCACCCCTCCCAAAGCTCCTTGCGCTCATCGTAATTCTTCCGCGGCCCTAAAAATTTGACCGGAGCGCTCGGTTTTTGTTCCGTCCCCCCGGAGACCGGGCGGACGGAACCCTTGCAACACGCCCTATGCCGCGCTGACCGCCGCGCCAGGCGCGTCGGCCTTCATCACGCCGTTGCGGATCAGGTTCCGGCGGAGCAGGAACCAGGCGATCCCGAACGACAGGATCGTCACCACCCAATCGAACGGCCGCGTGAACGGCATTACCGCACGATGGAAGGCATCGGTCGGAACCGAGGCCGCCACCCACATGTACCGCTCCAGCCAGGTTCCGATGATCATGATGATCCCGATCCGGTAGATCGACACCGGGCTATGCCGGACATAGGTCAGCACCAGCATGGTGAACGGGATGATGAACCGGAACGCGATCACCGTCCAGAAGAACCAGTCGTAATCGCCCGTCGCCATCCAGTCGTAGCGGTTGCGCTCCTCCGGGATGTTGCCGTACCAGTAGATCATGTAGCCGGCGTAGAACGTGTAGGTCCACAGGATCGTGAAGCCCAGCATCATCTGCGCGAGATAATTGAAAA
This genomic window from Burkholderiales bacterium GJ-E10 contains:
- a CDS encoding Sua5/YciO/YrdC/YwlC family protein gives rise to the protein MDVRGWVDLGDPIAETVDGHTFYHSGVTQFFTIHPQNPQRRLLRSAAQTLAQGGIVAAPTDSCYALICQLDDKAAVDRIRRLRGIDERHHLSLLCRDLSEIATYAKVDNAAYRLLRLATPGPYTFILEATREVPRRLSHPSRKTIGIRVPDHPVMRDLLAEFGQPVMGTTLQLAGDDLPLNDGEAIAERLRGQIELALDAGNCGVQPTTIIDLTGGEPQVVRAGRGDLERLGLG
- a CDS encoding carbonic anhydrase/acetyltransferase yields the protein MAIYRLGDRIPQIHPTAYIHESAVVIGDVVIGAYSSIWPGVVLRGDREPVVVGEETNIQDGSVLHTEMGSPVVLGNRVTIGHMVMLHGCTVGDGSLVGIQAVLLNNSVVGRHCLVGAAALLTEGKRVPDDSLVIGAPGRVLRELRPEEIADLEASATAYVEYAEMFRSQLQRIG
- a CDS encoding cell division protein FtsB produces the protein MKRLAIVLAALSLAIQWPLWFGHGGWLRVWTLQRTLQAQDRKNADLRAGNAALSAEIASLHGGSEAIEERARHDLHMIKPGEVYFQFASPAQRESGSAGGALPHLEPRPSARP
- a CDS encoding phosphopyruvate hydratase; translated protein: MSSIVDIVGREILDSRGNPTVECDVLLESGVMGRAAVPSGASTGSREAVELRDGDKSRYQGKGVQTAVENLNTEISEAVMGLEASEQAFLDRVLIDLDGTENKARLGANAMLAVSLAVAKAAAEESGLPLYRYLGGVGAMHMPVPMMNIVNGGAHANNNLDMQEFMIVPLGAPSFSEALRYGAEVFHALKKILGDRGMSTAVGDEGGFAPSVKNHEEAIQLILAAIDAAGFEAGTQVALAVDCAASEFYRDGRYHLGAEGLTLTAQQFTDVLGEWCDRYPIISVEDGMAEDDWDGWEHLTQKLGGKIQLVGDDIFVTNTKILREGIRRGIGNSILIKVNQIGTLTETMAAIEMAKTAGYTAVISHRSGETEDSTIADIAVATNALQIKTGSLSRSDRIAKYNQLLRIEEDLGEVARFPGRAAFYNVLV
- a CDS encoding 2-dehydro-3-deoxyphosphooctonate aldolase — encoded protein: MKLCGFEVGLDRPFFVIAGPCVVESEDMALRIAAHLRTVCDELGIPWIFKASYDKANRSSGASFRGLGMEEGLRILGKVRSEIGVPVITDVHAEDEIEAVASVVDVLQTPAFLCRQTDFIQACARSGRPVNIKKGQFLAPGDMGNVADKARAAARDAGLSEDRFLVCERGASFGYNNLVSDMRSLAIMRSTGCPVVFDATHSVQLPGGQGHASGGQREFVPVLARAAVAAGVSGVFLETHPDPQNAKSDGPNAVPLARVRDLLAILRRIDEAVKAQPLLEDDFS
- a CDS encoding CTP synthetase, with translation MTKYVFVTGGVVSSLGKGIAAASLGAILESRGLKVTLVKLDPYINVDPGTMSPFQHGEVFVTDDGAETDLDLGHYERFVSARMRRVNNFTTGQIYDTVIRKERRGEYLGKTVQVIPHITNEIQEFIERGARGGDGRSGDQVDVAIIEVGGTVGDIESLPFLEAARQMSLRLGSGGACFVHLTLVPFIPAAGELKTKPTQHSVQKLREIGISPDVLLCRADRPIPDEERSKISLFSNIPLDAVISVWDADSIYKIPAMLHRQGLDEIVCFRLGLVAPPADLAAWSRMVDALEHPEGEVRIGMIGKYVELSDSYKSLNEALIHAGIHTRTRVRIEYVDSELIEQQGLPDLSHLDAILVPGGFGRRGAEGKIQAIRHAREQGVPYLGICFGMQLATIEFARNVCGLAGANSTEFEPDAAHPIVGLITEWMDRSGRVEQRSERSDLGGTMRLGAQRCPVEPGTLAYRIYGPEVNERHRHRYEVNNRYVAQMEEHGLRISARTPTEHLPEIMELPAHPFFLGVQFHPEFTSTPRNGHPLFTAFVQAAAAYRDRRKGGANPEGRAGDWNVATA
- a CDS encoding candidate membrane protein, producing the protein MPRPSPPSKPPRLVVVDVARGLAILQMVAFHFCYDLDYFGWLHVAMLADPRWIAWRSAIVTQFLFLVGISMVLRGGVAAGTQAPVAPRADRRFWRRWAQIAACAAIVSIATRPLFGPRFIWFGILHFVAAAELLVVVAAWRTPPIRDTGTIAALAAAGAAALAIGLFVHFAPFDTNAWSWIGFAAHKPATEDFVPILPWLGVVLLGMAAGALWRRHAFVISPVLRCAHASGGIGRLPAFLGRWPLTIYMAHQPILFGVLFLLRLILK
- a CDS encoding high-potential iron-sulfur protein (Precursor); protein product: MTNRREFILKLVPLAGAAAVLPRVAMAEVPDLTESDPMAIAMGFVLDTTRANQKKYPKHTTEQFCQRCLHFTKPGADKARCDLFNKVVPHHGWCSGFSKRP
- a CDS encoding putative uncharacterized protein (Precursor); translation: MSSQRNPLTKFLLLSAASFAIGTIHGMLQVMPPIRHWLDSIGSPYGGPGHMIDPLAHAHMNLVGGVVMLAMGATYHLLPQFVNRPIYSQRLVNLTFWWTAVGAYSFYIALLAFGFWEGSLLHRAPEQIPAVQRYYGPVIACAATTMAVGFVIYFYNIAKTVRSAQQ